aagtaTAGAGGTTAATATGTTATTTTACAAAGTTGGGGGCCAAGCTCCCAATAAGAATGGAGAAGATCATATGAAGCTTTGGTGTTGAAGTCAAATATATATAAGCTTGAAGATTAAAATATGTAATTGGATTAGTAATAAAGACATCTTGAAGCTGTGAGTTAGACTGTACCattaaactattaattaaccaaatcaaattaatctcaTAAATCTAAATTAACagttatagtttttttttgatgaatgaaTAGTTATAGCTAATAAAAGAAATGAGTATGGCAACTTTAGTTATAAATGTTAGTAAACTGATTTTTGATTAACGATAAAAAACGGCTTTTGATTAATTTGGGGTTTTTGACGGATCTGTGCCTACGGACTTTTAAAAATTCCATTTTAGTGCCTGTGTGGAAATTAATTCCACATTTGTGCCTGGGTCCACGtcatccgcgatttaatattGCGGATGACTTGGCAatccgcgatattaaatcgcggatgatGTTAATTACTCAATTCTGAGTAATTAACCGAATTAGATGCAATCCGCGATATctctccccaatgattggggagacagtaatctgtctccccaatcattggagAGAGACAATGATTGGGTATTATTTAcccaatcattttatttttattttttttaaaaaaattactataaaatcactaaaattgttttagttagcgtttttgaataaattccgtattttagattttttgttaaaattctaataaaatataaaaaccgtTTTTTAGTTAGcattgtatattattttttctgtttttactagtttatacaaaaattacaatttgCATAAACAATATGAAATGATGAACGATATAATAATACGGAATAGTCGATAAAATAAAGTAggattacaaaatttaaattgtctacaaaaacaacaaaatcataaataatctcGATATCTAGTGTTCTTCTCCAGTTGAGTCCTCATATCGTACCTCATATCTTGCCTGCGGCGCAGACTGCTCTCAGTAAGATCGCGATACTGTCTATCACCCGATCTGTCACCTGGCGCGCCCTCGCTCTCGTGATCATCGTCTAGGGATAGCTCCTGATCATCTGCAGCCGGTGCAGTAGTCGGTGCCTCCTGTGACTGCGGAAGGAGGCTGAAGGACGGACCCGAAAACTGAATACTACCGGACTGTAACGCCTCGAAAGAGCCCCCCTCCCCGAGACCTGGACTGTTCAACCAAGCCTCTGATAGAGAAAAAAACATCTGCGACGGATCCGCGACCGGGGTGGAATGGGAGGGACGCGAATGTGACGCTGACGGTTGATCGAACCAAGAAAACACGGGCCGGTAACCCTGATCAGAGGGGGTAGAAGGTTGACCATGCTGAGGTGCCTGAAATGGGGGTGGTGTAGCCTGTCGATACTGAGCCGGCTCTGTCAAAGGAGTGGTATACGGCGTTTGTTCAGAGGAGTAAAAGAACGGCCCGGATGACGGTGGTACCGGAAACGATGAGGTCGGAGGGACCTgtaataaagaataaaattaaaaatataagaatcaACATTTATTAacttgtattttaaaataaagtgaaaCTATTATgcaaaataacataataaagTACGCAATACCTGCGAGTGCTGCTGAAACTGTGAACCGTCACCCTGAAACTGAGTAGGCCCGCAATAGTTCTGTCGTGTCTGCGAGCTCTCTCCTGCATCGTAATGATAGTACACAGGGGGCGGTATAGGCTGATCTGGCCGCTGGCGAGGCTGGCGTGGTGTAGGCCGTTGTCTACGACGACCGTGAATGGAATCCAAGTCAACCGTCAAAGGAGTGAGAGGAGGCAGTACAAATGCCGGGACTGCTGGCTCAGGCGGTGGAAGAGTGACATCCCGACGATCCTCCATGTACGCCATTTGTGAACTGCGTGCAGCGGACCCAATTATGGAGTCACGGCTAGATCTCCGGACGTGGACCATCTCCGCCAAATCACGCTATACAAGGGAAAACAGTAATCGGTAAATATATAGAAAGTGGAAAATGTAattgtaaatttgtaaaaaaaaaaagttacgtACACTCGAACCGTCAGCTGCACCCTGCCAGGTAATCCACCTCCGGGTGTGTCTCCGATACCACTCCATGTACTGGGAATGGTAGTGTGGTGGACGCTCAAAACGGTAACCGCCAACGACATGTGACTCCCTGTGGAGCCAAATCAGTACGTAATACCCGAGGATCTCCATGTAGTTGTTGCTGCTCTTGTAAAGGAGGGAATGGAGGCGGTGATCTTGCACTGGGGCCAGAGGGATAGGCTGAATAAGCCCAAACTGCTGCAATACTCTATCTGGCTGGTGCCACTCCACAATGTTGTAGTAAATCAAGGGTACCCGAGCATGCCAAACTTCTGAACCCGCAAGGTACTGGGAGGGTATGGATCTGAGGAGATCGTCGGTGTATGGCTGCCAAACAATCTGCACAGAAAGAATTAGGTCAAaacataaactaaattaaaatgaaaagcaACACAAATTACATAAATTACAACCAACATGAAATTGAAAAGTTAAACATTACAACTAATTCTAATTTCCTGGGTTCCTAGCAGCATTAATACAAACTTGTGCCTGGCGGCCGAAACTAGAACATCTACTACACCAAAGAGAACTTGGATCTTCTCTATACTCCTGATCCATCTCGTTCCTGAAGCGACGATTAACCGGTCGCCCCCTCTGTCTTTCCCATTGAAGATTTGGAACGAAAGAAGGCATGTTAGGGATCCTCCAGCACTCGCGGTCACGCAATGGAATGAAAGGGGTGTCCCAACATTGGATTGCATTCTTCGTTTCATAGTGCCAGCTGACGTAGTCGTGAGGGTTTAATTTCTCCTTTGCACACAGGGCAATCGCATGAGAGCAAGGCAACTTCAGCTGCTGGAACTTACCGCACGTGCATTTTTTTTGACTAAGGTTGACAGTATGTGTGTTTCCTCCTCTTCCGGTCCTGTGGTTCGTCCCAGTGACCACTTGGGCTGTCATGGTGGTACGGTCATATGTCTGACTGGTATGATGACGGGCCTTCGCAACCCGTTTCTTCAATATGTGGTCCAGGATTGGAGTGTATTGAACCCCCTTAGCAATCAACTGTGAATAGGTCGTCCTACGCCTTACGAACATGTTGACAAGCTTTTTAATTAAAGTCTCAAGCATTGATGAAATTGGAAGCCCCCTAATGTTCCTTAGGGTCGCATTGACCGACTCGGCATAATTTGTTGTCATCACGTTGTGGCGCTGTCCTCGATGGTCGTGGGCCCTTGACCATTTTTCTTTCGGTCGATGCTCGTCGGTTAACCATGCATAACCTTCTGGGCTTTTTATCCTCATGACTTCCATAtatcttttgtattttttcttcTGATATGCCCGACCTACGCATTATTTGACATCAATGTAAATGCacattaaaatattatcaaactaCAATCTTATGTTCGAAAAAATACCTGCTTTCTCCATCAATTTTTTCAACGACTTGTCCCTAATGTGAGTATTGAAATTACTGGCCAAGTGCCTTATGCAGAATTTGTGCGGAACATCAGCCCATTCAGGACGCCTCAGAACTGCTAAAATGCCAGCATGGCGATCAGAAATAATGGAAACCTTCCGTCCAAGAATGACCTGTTCCCGTAAATGCTCGAGAAAATATTCGTAACTTTCAGTACTTTCTGATTCCACAATTGCTAACGCTACTGGCATTATATGGCTGTTTCCATCTATCGCTGACGCTATCAACATCGTCATCTTGTATCTCCCATACAAATGGGTCCCATCGACAAACAGAACAGGTTTGCAGAATCGAAATCCAGCAACCATCGGAAAAAAAGTCCAAAACATTCTAACGAACGTTCTAATATTCGGCTGAAGCATCCCGTTAATGTAAACATCATCGCCTACGCCAAATAATATAGAAAGTTTTAGAGttagaatataaaatgtttaattCACCGTTAAACATGATTACATACCTTCCGCATGCCAGAATGAGCCCGGATTTACGTGAACCATATTATGCATTATGTCATTGATACATCCGAAGGATTCATGCCAGTCCCCGTAAACAGAAGCAATTGCCTTCTCCTTTGCATACCACATTCTTTTATATGGAGGTCTCACTCTATGTTCATCCCAAATGCCAGCAATAAGGGTATTAACGCGTATGTCACGCTGCTCCATCACTTCCCTCCGCACGTATTTCACAATTTCTCGTGCCCCAAAATTTCTATGATTAGCATTTGGCACCAGCTCATTGCACGTATGCGGCCCGATATATTTTGTGCATGTCCACGTATGAGTTGCTTGAAGCAGAGTTGCATGCAGCCACCAT
This region of Mercurialis annua linkage group LG1-X, ddMerAnnu1.2, whole genome shotgun sequence genomic DNA includes:
- the LOC126674799 gene encoding uncharacterized protein LOC126674799; its protein translation is MLVIVWQPYTDDLLRSIPSQYLAGSEVWHARVPLIYYNIVEWHQPDRVLQQFGLIQPIPLAPVQDHRLHSLLYKSSNNYMEILGYYVLIWLHRESHVVGGYRFERPPHYHSQYMEWYRRHTRRWITWQGAADGSSRDLAEMVHVRRSSRDSIIGSAARSSQMAYMEDRRDVTLPPPEPAVPAFVLPPLTPLTVDLDSIHGRRRQRPTPRQPRQRPDQPIPPPVYYHYDAGESSQTRQNYCGPTQFQGDGSQFQQHSQVPPTSSFPVPPSSGPFFYSSEQTPYTTPLTEPAQYRQATPPPFQAPQHGQPSTPSDQGYRPVFSWFDQPSASHSRPSHSTPVADPSQMFFSLSEAWLNSPGLGEGGSFEALQSGSIQFSGPSFSLLPQSQEAPTTAPAADDQELSLDDDHESEGAPGDRSGDRQYRDLTESSLRRRQDMRYDMRTQLEKNTRYRDYL